One part of the Thermodesulfobacteriota bacterium genome encodes these proteins:
- a CDS encoding nucleotidyltransferase domain-containing protein: MRFTKVLENILGKRSNIGILRVLVDKGLELTGRQIAELSGMSHRACLLSLDALEGQGVVTRRSAGSANLYGLRKENFLIKEGVLPLFKLEKGLVDSMMATILDSLKKEMPMGRVRSIVLFGSIARGEGEPDSDIDLCVVVGSRRVKELIPSMLEPAREHIMKTFGNNLSLYTVTVRELSERHAKKDPLIGEIIETGHVWGERLEKLLKDE, encoded by the coding sequence ATGCGGTTCACTAAGGTTCTCGAAAATATCCTGGGGAAGAGGTCCAATATCGGCATACTGCGGGTACTTGTCGATAAAGGCCTTGAACTGACCGGAAGACAGATTGCCGAGCTTTCCGGCATGAGTCACCGGGCGTGTCTCCTGTCTCTTGATGCGCTGGAAGGGCAGGGGGTCGTCACCCGGAGGTCCGCGGGGAGTGCAAACCTGTACGGGCTCAGGAAGGAGAACTTTCTCATAAAAGAAGGGGTGCTTCCTCTCTTTAAGCTCGAAAAGGGTCTTGTCGACAGTATGATGGCTACTATACTGGATAGCTTAAAGAAGGAAATGCCAATGGGCAGGGTTAGAAGTATAGTTCTCTTTGGAAGCATAGCCAGGGGCGAAGGGGAGCCCGACAGCGATATAGACCTGTGTGTAGTTGTCGGCAGCCGGAGAGTTAAAGAACTTATACCTTCGATGCTGGAACCCGCAAGGGAGCATATAATGAAAACTTTCGGGAACAATCTCTCCCTTTATACGGTCACCGTCAGGGAGCTTAGCGAGAGGCATGCCAAGAAAGACCCCCTGATAGGTGAAATCATCGAGACCGGACACGTGTGGGGAGAGCGTCTGGAGAAGTTATTGAAGGATGAATAG
- a CDS encoding HEPN domain-containing protein: MNRGSRKVEKGVYRGYLKKADDFYRGMKVAFEGSNWNSVGLEAVHCVISANDALLAYYGGVRSVSRDHKDAARFLLDTIDTEEAGKKAKHLRAVIAKKNLVEYENRSFIQSEAEEIYRHTERFYLWVRSMLPEER; this comes from the coding sequence ATGAATAGAGGGTCGAGAAAGGTTGAGAAGGGTGTTTATCGCGGCTACCTGAAGAAGGCGGACGATTTTTATCGTGGAATGAAGGTCGCCTTTGAAGGGTCCAACTGGAACTCGGTCGGCCTTGAGGCCGTCCACTGCGTCATCTCCGCGAATGATGCTCTGCTCGCTTACTACGGAGGTGTCCGGTCCGTATCCAGGGACCATAAGGATGCCGCAAGGTTTCTTCTGGATACCATCGATACGGAGGAAGCCGGAAAGAAGGCAAAACATCTGCGCGCCGTCATAGCCAAAAAGAACCTGGTGGAGTACGAGAACAGATCTTTTATTCAGTCCGAGGCCGAAGAGATATATCGTCATACAGAGAGATTCTACCTATGGGTGAGGTCGATGCTGCCCGAGGAGAGATAA
- a CDS encoding uroporphyrinogen decarboxylase family protein — protein sequence MTEKERLLAALSGAGADRPPVILPGGFVTMASREVMEEGGFFPLSPDLHSDPAMLASLALAVQDATGLENLALPFRMTVESEAYGGETEESLVSGAGRTEPCYPLESVKDFSALKTLDPERDGRLPKTLSAVGILSKGRTELPVIGDLVGPLGLATSLVDTKTLLKSLLREPAEAHAFLSFLAEGTARYGRALVGAGADVVSITDPASTAEILGPEFFKEFAVPYLNRITAAMHTEGVPVMVHLCGDIRGLRDAPRGLRAECVSVDPRVSIADARLLLPRHRIMGNLDPELLASGTTGEVREAVTGILDQGPDIVAPGCAVGPGAAAEKLGAMVSAVSMS from the coding sequence CTGACGGAGAAGGAAAGACTTTTAGCCGCGCTATCCGGAGCGGGGGCCGACAGGCCGCCGGTTATCCTCCCCGGCGGGTTCGTTACCATGGCGAGCCGGGAGGTAATGGAAGAGGGGGGGTTTTTTCCCCTCTCTCCCGATCTCCACTCCGACCCGGCCATGCTCGCCTCGCTCGCGCTCGCCGTCCAGGACGCCACCGGGCTCGAAAACCTGGCCCTCCCCTTCCGCATGACCGTCGAATCCGAGGCCTACGGGGGAGAGACCGAGGAGTCTCTTGTCTCAGGCGCAGGGCGGACCGAGCCGTGTTATCCCCTGGAGAGCGTAAAGGACTTTAGCGCTCTGAAGACCCTCGACCCGGAAAGGGACGGGAGGCTGCCGAAGACCCTGAGTGCCGTAGGAATCCTCAGTAAAGGCCGCACCGAACTGCCGGTTATAGGGGACCTGGTCGGCCCCCTCGGCCTTGCCACCTCGCTCGTCGACACGAAGACACTCCTTAAATCCCTCTTGAGAGAGCCCGCAGAAGCCCACGCCTTCCTCTCATTCCTTGCCGAAGGTACGGCCCGTTACGGCCGCGCGCTTGTGGGGGCGGGCGCGGACGTCGTCTCCATAACCGACCCGGCCTCGACCGCCGAGATACTGGGACCCGAGTTCTTCAAGGAGTTTGCTGTGCCTTATCTGAACCGCATTACCGCTGCGATGCACACCGAAGGGGTGCCTGTCATGGTCCACCTTTGCGGGGATATAAGAGGGCTCAGGGACGCCCCCCGCGGACTCCGGGCAGAGTGCGTGAGCGTGGACCCGCGCGTCTCCATTGCCGATGCAAGGCTCCTCCTGCCGCGCCACCGCATAATGGGTAACCTCGACCCGGAGCTTCTCGCCTCCGGCACCACCGGCGAGGTCCGCGAGGCCGTTACCGGTATCCTCGACCAGGGGCCGGACATAGTCGCCCCGGGCTGCGCCGTGGGGCCGGGGGCTGCGGCCGAAAAGCTCGGCGCGATGGTATCGGCGGTGTCAATGTCATGA